The following are from one region of the Gemmatimonadota bacterium genome:
- a CDS encoding dockerin type I repeat-containing protein — protein MLAQLRSAVTSSYVAVAPVQNPIQLREAASVEVDLRVEASGISASALHTLAISINRDPAHVATLAVAASPEWGIQAQSTSPDGKTLQLTLQRVASSTSAIIGTATIRSVPFASALIGSDLSVVLDRVSGSGTAPSPQRLRSDARICMVLKEVVGDLTGDGTVDLGDAGVLDQLVVGLRAPTARTNLLGDIDGDGKLTQHDLTLLGQFSSGSGVSGSIGRVVSACP, from the coding sequence GTGCTCGCGCAGCTTCGATCCGCGGTGACGTCGAGCTATGTGGCTGTGGCGCCCGTGCAGAATCCGATCCAACTGAGGGAGGCGGCGTCGGTCGAAGTCGACCTTCGAGTGGAAGCGTCGGGCATCAGCGCCTCGGCCCTGCACACGCTTGCGATCTCGATCAATCGCGATCCCGCGCATGTGGCAACGCTGGCGGTTGCTGCCAGTCCCGAGTGGGGCATCCAAGCTCAGTCCACGAGTCCTGACGGAAAGACTCTGCAGCTGACGCTTCAGCGAGTTGCGTCCAGCACATCGGCGATTATCGGCACGGCAACGATTCGCTCAGTTCCGTTCGCTTCAGCGTTGATCGGTAGTGACTTGAGTGTCGTGCTAGATCGAGTCTCCGGATCCGGCACCGCACCATCCCCCCAGCGCCTCCGATCGGATGCGCGCATCTGCATGGTCTTGAAAGAGGTCGTCGGTGATCTCACAGGTGATGGCACCGTAGACCTGGGCGATGCGGGAGTTCTGGACCAACTTGTGGTAGGACTTAGGGCCCCAACCGCACGGACGAACTTGCTGGGCGATATCGACGGAGACGGGAAACTCACTCAGCATGACCTGACGCTCTTGGGTCAGTTCAGTAGTGGAAGTGGCGTGTCTGGCAGTATTGGGCGCGTCGTCAGTGCATGTCCTTAG